The DNA sequence ccaccaccagttGCCACACCTGTTCCAACTGCCCCGACAGTCTCTCTGATACAAATTCCCACTTCAGGTGGATTCCTTGCACCCAGAGAAGATGTTCTAACCAGAGCAGCTGCACTTGGACGTGGTGCAGCCACAACAGGGTTCAAGAGGTTTCTAGCTTTAACAGAAGCTGCAAAGGACCGGAAAGATGGGCCTTTCAGGAAGCTCTTCAATGCTTGATAGCACTGAACTCCCTAGAACTGTAAATCATGTACtggtttctctttttctttttctttccattttttctggttttcatttttcttatgcTAATCTTGTGTCGTTTATCACTTGCTTTTGTGGGGTTTTCATAGGATCAAAACATTGTATTAGTCTACTAATAGTGCAAAAAGTATAGGAATATATTTTGCTCATGGCATCTAATATAAATTGTTCCCTAATACCAGATACCAATCGTTGAACAAATTGCAACTAGAAATAACAATTTGTTGCAGCATCTATAAGATTTCCCTTTGTAGGGTTTTTACAATGGAATGTATAATTACGTCTTGTGgagcttttttttgttttattggcCAATTTGGAACTCTAAGAGAAGGTTGTCAATTTCCGGTCAATGGTTTGTTTGCAAGTACAAGAAAGTCATTTTCCATGTTTCTGAACATAAACACCAGAGAATTAATCTTGTACTACTAATCCAGTATTTCCCCTAGTCTGGGAAACTAAAGAACTCCCATCTTTACAAGATTTGTAAACTCGTGCTTCTAAATCTCTATTTGGATTATGTACCAATTCGCCCAAATTTACCAAAACATTTTTAActaccaacaaaacaaaactgtaagaattaaaacactgccgaTTAAACAACTACACTTCTGAGCTCTTGTGAAACTTCAAATAAAAGATGAGTCGTTCAAATAAACAAATACATCATACTAAAATTACATGACAGAGCCCTCTTCTCCTTTATATGATAAGGGTCAATTTCGCTTCATCAACAGCTAAATATCTAATGACTTCTACTTATAGGCACTTTTAATAGGTGCAGACGGCCATGCACCATTTTTCCACATGCCTCTCATCTTTCCCTTTGAAAAACGGAAACAAATGGTTCAGATAATATTTTCCTCTCCGTTGTTCCAGTAATTGTTTTCTCTCTGTTGTAGCTTAGCTGATATTGCAAAACAGACAGGTGAGACTCTCCAACATCACTATCCACTGAAAACGGCGGAATATCTCAACTAATAGGAACCAAAGTGAGCAGCATACAGTAGAAATGAAAACAACTCACCCAAGAGGAAAGGAAAAAATAGATTTACCATGCATTAAAATCAAAAGGCTCGTCTTCCTGCATCCTGATCATCTCCAAAACTGCTAGAATTATTGTCATCAAATCCACTCTGGCGATCTAAACCATAGTTCCTAGAACCACCGGAACGATCTCTGAATCCACTAGAACGATCAGAACCGCCAAATCCTCCAAAACCACCTGATCGGTCGGAACTACCAAACCCTCCTCCAAAACCACCTGAACGGTCAGAACCTCCAAAACCGCTTGAACGGCCAGAGCTTCCAAAACCGCTTGAACGAACGGAACTTCCGAAACCACCTGAACGATCAAAACTTCCAAAACCACTTGAACGGTCGGAACTCCCAAAACCACTTGAGCGACCGAAACCTGAATTGCCAAAGTTTCCACCTCGACTTGTGCTAGATTGACCAGAATCACCAAAGGAACCAAAACGACCTGAATTAGGTCCACTATATCTACTGCCAGGTCCAGAACGGCCAAATCCAGGTCTCCCTCCCCCTGGACCACCAAAACGATTAAATCGACCACCACTTCCTATGTCGAACATGTCGGCACTTCCGCTGTCAACAGCAATGTGGGGAAGCTGTTGATCAGAAAAAAATCACACAATCAGTCTAGGATGATACATACTCTTAACACATATCCCGCTAAGAATACCGGCAAGAATCATTTCAGACCTATGGAAGGCTGACTCAAACAATGCAGAAAGACATAATCTGAGTGCATTTAGAGACTTTAACAAATTCAATACCATCCTGATCTTATTTACTGTCAAGCCACTTTCTAGCCTATTAATGAATTTGTCCAAATCATATTTTTGTTAGTCTTAATCACAACGTACCTCTTTAAAGCGGCATCCAACATCTCGCTCAATCATCCTTACATTCCTGGTTTGATCCTGTGAGTAAATAAGAATAGCACTGCCTTTCTTCCCAGCACGACCTGTTCTGCCTGACCGATGAACAAATATTTCTGAATTATTTGGGAGCTCGTAATGTATCACCTAAGCACAAAAACGACAAAACAATTATGTCAGTAGAATTCTGAGTCATTAATTTGACTGCACACTATATCACTGAGACTACAGCTTAAAACCATGATATGGGCCTAACTAGAGAGCATTTCAGAGCTATCATTACATAATTAAAACtaaaatgaaggaaaagaatGTTCATGAATACAACTAGATTAATAAAATATGAATTCAATGCCTCCAAAATTTAACATTTAACTCAATGAAAGGAGAACAGCTAAAGAATCCTCACCAGATCAACATTGGGTACGTCAAGCCCACGAGCGGCAACATCAGTGGCAACTAAAATATTGAAACGCCCATCTCGAAAACCTGCAAGTGTCCTTTCTCTCTGTTGCTGTGAAATATCCCCATGCAAAGCCTCACAATTATGCTTTCTTGCCATGGCAGATGCCAATCGATCAGCATCACGTTTCGTCTGAGTAAAAACAATGCACTTTCCTCCTCTTGCATGTTCctaacaaatatatatctaagGGTGAGGGTATGCCATATGTGGGAAGCGTACGACCAAGAATTGATGACCTTTCTCAAACATATGCAAATAGAAAAATTGATATCAAATTTTAAACGaaataagaaaattgaaaaatattaaCAAAGCAATCATGCTTGAAACAAAGCAGAAAATAAGAAAGTTATAATTACTTACTGTTATCAGTGGTCCAATAATTGACGCTTTTCCATATGAGTCTGCAGCAATCGAGTATAGGGAAATTCCATCTGGCAATTTCTGATCAGAATCCCCAACCTAAAGCACATGCAAGTTGTTAATTTTCTTGCACtaaaataaatgggaatgtaTATCCTATAAACCCTACAAATTCAGTCCAAAGTCAACATAATATAGCAGATTTCTC is a window from the Rosa chinensis cultivar Old Blush chromosome 2, RchiOBHm-V2, whole genome shotgun sequence genome containing:
- the LOC112185995 gene encoding DEAD-box ATP-dependent RNA helicase 53, mitochondrial, which gives rise to MMSIMLRRTPSMARNLAAIETLLINRLSLPPTPSSGQVIPASGDIVGEAKTSHGFQARNFQSKSVPLNYRASPTLLSAAQFAVEDGQYDESSKKSGDDGLEISKLGIDHEIVSALAKKGITKLFPIQRAVLEPAMQGRDMIGRARTGTGKTLAFGIPILDKIIQFNAKHGRGRNPLALVLAPTRELAKQVDKEFYEAAPSLDTICVYGGTPIGRQMGQLDHGVDVAVGTPGRVIDLLKRGALNLSEVQFVVLDEADQMLQVGFQEDVEIILERLPKKRQTLMFSATMPTWIKNLTRNYLKDPAVIDLVGDSDQKLPDGISLYSIAADSYGKASIIGPLITEHARGGKCIVFTQTKRDADRLASAMARKHNCEALHGDISQQQRERTLAGFRDGRFNILVATDVAARGLDVPNVDLVIHYELPNNSEIFVHRSGRTGRAGKKGSAILIYSQDQTRNVRMIERDVGCRFKELPHIAVDSGSADMFDIGSGGRFNRFGGPGGGRPGFGRSGPGSRYSGPNSGRFGSFGDSGQSSTSRGGNFGNSGFGRSSGFGSSDRSSGFGSFDRSGGFGSSVRSSGFGSSGRSSGFGGSDRSGGFGGGFGSSDRSGGFGGFGGSDRSSGFRDRSGGSRNYGLDRQSGFDDNNSSSFGDDQDAGRRAF